Part of the Pseudomonas sp. P8_241 genome is shown below.
CGATCTCGCGCTCCAGCACCTCGCGGGAACGGCGCACCAGGATGCCCTGTTCTTCCAGCGGACTGATCAAGTCCAGCAAGCCGCCGACGTCTTCGATGGCCGCCTCACGCACCACTTCGAATTGTTCCTGTGCCACCAGCGTGCCGCCGCCGTCACGGGTGAACAGCTCGGTCAGCAGTGCACCGTTTTCGGCGTAGCTGACGATATGGCTGCGAGCCACACCACCACGGCAAGCTTCGGCAGCGGCATCCAGCAATTCGGCCTGATAGTTACTGCCAAGACGCTGCAGATGTGCCGGCACCTGCTGCGGACGCAACTCGCGCACCAGACGCCCGTTTTCGTCGATCAAACCCAGTTCAGCGCCAAACAACAGCAGCTTGTCCGCCCCCAACTCGATGGCCGCGCGCGTGGCCACGTCTTCACAGGCCAGGTTGAAAATCTCACCGGTCGGCGAGTAGCCCAACGGCGACAGCAGCACGATGGAGCGCTCGTCCAGCAGACGGTTGATGCCCTTGCGATCGACCCGGCGCACTTCGCCGGTGTGGTGGTAGTCGACGCCTTCGAGCACGCCGATCGGCCGTGCCGTCACCAGGTTGCCGCTGGCTACCCGCAGGCGCGAGCCCTGCATCGGCGACGAGGCCATGTCCATCGACAGGCGCGCTTCAATGGCGATGCGCAACTGGCCGACTGCGTCGATCACGCACTCCAGGGTTGCTGCGTCGGTGATGCGCATGCCGTGGTGGTAATGCGGAGTCAGGCCTCGGGCCGCGAGGCGCGCTTCGATTTGCGGGCGGGAACCGTGAACCAGCACCAGACGCACACCCAGGCTGTGCAACAGCACCAGGTCGTGGACGATATTGCCGAAATTCGGATGCTCAACGCCGTCGCCGGGCAGCATGACGACAAAGGTGCAATCGCGGTGGGCGTTGATGTAAGGCGAAGCGTGACGAAGCCAATTAACGTATTCGGGCATGAACCTGGGCCTGTAATAAATAGC
Proteins encoded:
- the argA gene encoding amino-acid N-acetyltransferase; this translates as MPEYVNWLRHASPYINAHRDCTFVVMLPGDGVEHPNFGNIVHDLVLLHSLGVRLVLVHGSRPQIEARLAARGLTPHYHHGMRITDAATLECVIDAVGQLRIAIEARLSMDMASSPMQGSRLRVASGNLVTARPIGVLEGVDYHHTGEVRRVDRKGINRLLDERSIVLLSPLGYSPTGEIFNLACEDVATRAAIELGADKLLLFGAELGLIDENGRLVRELRPQQVPAHLQRLGSNYQAELLDAAAEACRGGVARSHIVSYAENGALLTELFTRDGGGTLVAQEQFEVVREAAIEDVGGLLDLISPLEEQGILVRRSREVLEREIEQFSVVEREGMIIACAALYQIADSDTGELACLAVNPEYRHGGRGDELLERIETRARAQGLKTLFVLTTRTAHWFRERGFVPSSVDRLPSARASLYNYQRNSKIFEKAL